From Cydia splendana chromosome 4, ilCydSple1.2, whole genome shotgun sequence, one genomic window encodes:
- the LOC134790142 gene encoding cAMP-regulated phosphoprotein 19, with the protein MGDSQDQNEPPKDPKELEKLEEAKLKAKFPNAMLGRGPGGHSAFLQKRLAKGQKFFDSGDYQMAKQRPGNLAAPFKAPAAPAKQPTGDAIPTPETVPVRKTSIIQPKFQQSSQTS; encoded by the exons ATGGGTGACTCCCAGGATCAGAACGAACCCCCGAAGGAC CCAAAGGAGTTAGAAAAACTAGAAGAAGCTAAGCTAAAGGCAAAGTTCCCAAATGCCATGTTGGGACGTGGCCCCGGGGGACACTCGGCATTCTTGCAAAAAAGACTTGCTAAAGGA CAAAAGTTCTTCGACTCCGGCGACTACCAGATGGCAAAGCAGCGGCCAGGGAACCTAGCAGCGCCCTTCAAGGCCCCAGCCGCGCCCGCCAAGCAGCCAACGGGCGACGCCATCCCTACACCAGAAACCGTGCCCGTCCGCAAAACCTCCATTATCCAGCCCAAGTTCCAGCAATCCAGCCAGACCTCCTAG